Proteins encoded together in one Hevea brasiliensis isolate MT/VB/25A 57/8 chromosome 16, ASM3005281v1, whole genome shotgun sequence window:
- the LOC110631852 gene encoding geraniol 8-hydroxylase codes for MMEYLLGSVLSLLFTLAFVQTLIFILKGSKIRSPGKLPPGPAPLPILGNLFELGDQPHKSLAKLAKIHGPLMSLRLGRVTTVVISSATLAKEVLQTLDLTFSDRTVAQAIHAHKHHQESVVWLPVGARWRNLRKICNSYIFANQKLDANQDIRLKKIQDLLADVQESCRVGAAVDVGQIAFKATLNVLSTNIFSLDLSDSSSDTVREFKEVVRCIMEEAGKPNLADYFPMLRSIDPQGIRRRMTIHFGKILDLFDRIIDQRLQLRKKQGYIPANDVLDTLLALNEHNKEIDTNCMKCLFLDLFVAGTDTTSSTLEWAMTELLRNPKTLMRAREEIEQTIGKGNLLQESDIAKLPYLKAIIKENFRLHPAAPLLVPHKAGADVEICGFTVPKDAQVLVNAWAIGRDPSLWEDPDTFLPERFLGLDMDVRGRDFELIPFGAGRRICPGLPLAIRMLHLMLGSLINSFDWKLEDGITQESMDMEDKFGITLQKAQPLRAIAVQL; via the exons TCCAGCACCTTTACCAATCTTAGGTAACCTTTTTGAACTTGGTGACCAACCCCACAAGTCCTTGGCAAAGCTTGCCAAGATTCATGGCCCTCTGATGAGTCTACGACTAGGCCGGGTAACTACGGTAGTCATTTCTTCTGCAACACTAGCCAAGGAAGTCCTCCAAACGCTTGATCTCACTTTCTCTGACCGAACTGTTGCTCAGGCAATCCATGCGCATAAACACCACCAAGAATCGGTGGTTTGGCTACCTGTTGGGGCTCGTTGGAGAAATCTTAGAAAAATTTGCAACTCTTACATCTTTGCCAATCAGAAACTAGATGCTAACCAAGACATCCGGCTTAAGAAAATTCAAGACCTTCTTGCTGATGTTCAAGAAAGTTGCCGTGTAGGTGCCGCAGTAGATGTTGGCCAAATAGCTTTCAAAGCTACACTTAATGTCCTGTCGACTAATATTTTTTCTCTGGATTTGTCTGATTCAAGTTCGGATACTGTAAGGGAGTTCAAGGAGGTTGTGAGGTGCATCATGGAAGAGGCCGGAAAACCGAACTTGGCAGATTATTTCCCTATGCTCAGAAGTATTGACCCACAAGGTATCAGGCGTCGCATGACCATTCATTTCGGGAAGATACTTGATCTGTTTGATCGTATAATTGATCAACGGTTGCAATTAAGGAAAAAGCAGGGGTATATCCCAGCAAACGACGTGCTTGACACTCTTCTCGCCCTCAATGAGCACAACAAAGAGATAGATACAAACTGCATGAAATGTTTATTCTTG GACCTATTTGTTGCTGGGACTGATACAACTTCAAGCACATTGGAGTGGGCGATGACAGAACTTCTACGCAACCCCAAGACTTTAATGAGAGCTAGAGAGGAGATTGAGCAGACAATTGGCAAAGGCAACTTGTTACAGGAATCAGACATTGCTAAGTTACCTTACCTGAAAGCAATTATCAAAGAAAACTTCAGATTGCATCCAGCAGCTCCCTTACTAGTCCCCCACAAAGCAGGGGCAGATGTAGAAATTTGTGGCTTCACAGTGCCTAAAGATGCTCAAGTGTTGGTCAATGCATGGGCCATAGGTAGAGACCCAAGTCTATGGGAGGATCCAGACACATTTCTGCCAGAGAGATTCTTGGGGTTGGATATGGATGTTCGAGGGCGTGATTTTGAACTTATCCCTTTTGGTGCTGGACGGAGAATTTGCCCTGGATTGCCATTGGCAATCAGAATGTTGCATTTAATGTTGGGGTCACTTATTAATTCCTTTGACTGGAAACTTGAAGATGGAATTACACAAGAGAGCATGGACATGGAAGATAAGTTTGGCATCACCTTGCAGAAGGCTCAACCGCTACGAGCTATAGCTGTGCAACTGTAG